CTGACAAGCCCGACAAGCGTAATGGTGGACGGCTGCGGGCCCACCCATAACTCATAGTCGCCTTCCAGCGGCGGGTTGTTGTGCGGACGCACCCGCACGCGATCCGGGTCGAGGATCACTCTCTGACGGCCTGTCACTTTGATGGCCTGTAACTGCTGGCGCACGCGGTTAATCGCCGCGCCGTCATCGCCGCCCTCTTCGGCGGCAAGCGACGCCAGGCGGTTGAGCAGCACCTGATGCTGCGCCTGCGCCTCAACGCTTGCCTGACGTTCGCTGATAACCGCGCCCAGCCACCAGCTGCCGGCTAACTGCGGTTGAGAAACCAGATCGGCGAGATGTTTCGCGCCGGAGACTTTTAGCGGCTGTGCGTGGTCCCGATAAACGGTAATAGTGCCGTCGGCGAAAGCGCAAAAGCTGCCGAGGCTAAAAATCAGCGAAGCGATAAGTGTGGTTTTCATTATTTCGCTGCCTTCAACAGAATGGTGGTGACCGGAAAATACCCCGCTCCCAGATATTGTTTTGACTGACGAATCTGTCCATCGCTGTCCACCCAGAAGCGGTTGTGCCAGGTGGCGGCTTCCGTGGTCACTTCTTCATCCAGCACGCGCACCGGCGTGATGTCGCTGCCCACTTTCAGGGTATCGGTGCCGTCCCAGGTAAAGGTGGAGCGGGCGGTGGCGTAACGCACCTGATGACGCTCGGTCCAGCCCATCGTGCGCGTCCAGCTTGCGCCGTCGATAATCTGGTTGGCATGAACCAGCGGATCGGCCGCCAGATTATTGATGTCTATCAGGTTGTCGGCGAGGCTTAAGGTTTTCACGACGCGCCCGCGCTGCGTCACGATGGTCGCGCGGTCCTGCGTCACCCATTTTTGCTGGCCGTTTTCAGAAAAGGCGAGGACCACAAAGAGTTGCGGGCCGTTATTCAGCGTCATGTACTGGCTGGCGTAGGGCATGTTCTGGATATCGTCATCCGTGAGCTGCACGCCATCCGGGCCGAAAATACTTTGCCTGAGTGAATTGCCGAGTCCCTTGGTCGTGGTGGAGCAGGCCTGAATCATCAGGCACATCAACACAATCGCGAGTCGCTTCACGATATTTCCCCAAAAAAAGTCAAAATAACCACACCGTAGTGTGGTTATGGTTAAAGCCCCCGAAGGGTTTACTGGGTGGTCGTGCTGGTGGTGGTGGTGGTGGTGGTCCCGGTATTGGAACCATCGCCGCCGCCGGTGGCGGCAAGCGCCACACCGACAACCGACCCTACAGTGCTTGACGCGCTGGCGCTGGAGCTGCCAACCGACACGGAGGTCGCTGCTGAGCCTGCCGCTTCACCGACGCTAACCGGTGCCGCCTGGGCTGAGACAGCGCCAAGCGCTGCAATGGCGAAAACGCCACTAAGGATTTTCTTCATATCAATTTCCCTTCATTGAATGAATGGAGATTTACCTGAAAAGCTTTTCAGGCGCTTCCGAGTATACACAACAACCCCTGTCGGTTTACGACACAGGGAAATAGGCACAGGGTTTTAGGATAATTAGACAAACCGCGCAGGATGGCGTAATAAATTTTATATAAATCGCCTGTTTTTCATGCGCTTATAATATATTCCTGAAAAACGGAAATCCGGTTTATCTGAAAGGCTTCAGGCGTGCAGAGAGCCAGCGCGGCGATTTTCGGATTAACCTCAAGATTAAAGAGTAGCGGGACGCGGGCGAACAACAAGATTTATCCGATAAAAAAATGCCGGCATATTGCCGGCATCATTACATTACGCTTATTTTTAACGCTTATTTAAAATCAGCCGCGCCAGGCTTTATAACGGTTAATTAAGCCGTTGGTGGAGCTGTCATGGCTGTCGACCGATTTATCATCGCCCAGCTCCGGCAGGATGCGGTTAGCGAGCTGTTTGCCCAGCTCCACGCCCCACTGGTCGAAGGTAAAGATGTTCAGGATGGCGCCCTGGGTGAAGATTTTGTGCTCATAGAGCGCAATCAGCGCGCCCAGGCTGAACGGGGTGATTTCACGCAGCAGGATGGAGTTGGTCGGGCGGTTGCCTTCAAACACTTTAAACGGCACCACGTTTTCCAGCTGTGCCGGATCTTTGCCCTGGTCGCGGAACTCTTGTTCCACCACGTCGCGGGATTTACCGAACGCCAGCGCTTCGGTCTGGGCGAAGAAGTTTGAGAGCAGTTTCGGATGATGATCAGACAGCGGGTTATGCGTAATCGCCGGCGCGATGAAATCGCACGGGACCAGTTTGGTGCCCTGGTGGATCAGCTGATAGAACGCGTGCTGGCCATTAGTGCCCGGCTCGCCCCAGATAATCGGGCCGGTCTGGTAATCCACGGCGTTGCCGTCACGGTCAACGTATTTACCGTTGGATTCCATATTGCCCTGCTGGAAGTACGCCGCGAAGCGGTGCATGTACTGGTCGTACGGCAGAATCGCTTCGGTTTCGGCACCAAAGAAGTTGTTGTACCAGATGCCAATCAGCGCCAGCAGCACCGGCAGGTTTTTCTCAAACGGCGTGGTGGAGAAGTGTTTGTCCATCTCGTGCGCGCCGGAGAGCAGCTCGACAAAGTTGTCGTAGCCCACGGACAGAATGATAGAGAGACCAATCGCCGACCAGAGGGAGTAACGGCCGCCGACCCAGTCCCAGAACTCAAACATGTTCGCGGTATCGATGCCGAAATCGCCGACCGCTTTCGCGTTGGTGGAGAGCGCCGCGAAGTGCTTCGCCACATGCTTTTCGTCACCGGCGGTTTTCAGGAACCAGTCGCGCGCGCTGTGGGCGTTGGTCATGGTTTCCTGAGTGGTGAAGGTTTTGGACGCCACCAGGAACAGGGTGCTTTCCGGGTTCACCTTTTTCAGCACTTCGGCGATGTGGGTGCCATCGACGTTGGAGACAAAGTGCATGTTGAGGTGATTTTTGTACGGGCGCAGGGCTTCGGTCACCATGAACGGGCCGAGGTCAGAGCCGCCGATACCGATGTTCACCACGTCAGTGATAGGCTTGCCGGTATAGCCTTTCCATTCGCCGGAGATAATGGCTTCGGAGAATTTTTTCATCTTCTCCAGCACGGCGTTCACTTCCGGCATCACATCTTTGCCGTCCACCAGGATCGGCGTATTGCTGCGGTTGCGCAGCGCGACGTGCAGCACGGCGCGGTCTTCGGTGCGGTTGATCTTCTCGCCGGAGAACATGGATTTAATGGCGCCCGCCAGATCGGTCTCTTTTGCCAGATCCAGCAGTTTGCTGAGCGTTTCTTCCGTGATGCGGTTTTTAGAGTAGTCCACCAGCATCTGATCGTTGAAGGTGGCGGAGAATTTACCGAAGCGGTCAGCGTCTTTGGCGAAGAGTTCCGCGAGGGTGACATCCTTCATCGCGTCGAAGTGATTTTGTAGTGCCTGCCAGGCAGAAGTCTGCGTTGGGTTGATGTTTTTCATAGCAATACTCTTGTGATTTGAGAATTGTGACTGCGGTCGATTGTAGCGCCAGTCGCTGAAATTGTGATGATTTTTATCATAAGGCCGGACGCCAGCCTCCCCGGCGACAAGAGAAAAGTATAGCCGTTATAAGTTATTTTCCTGGCAGCCTGCGTAATATGAAAAATCCCCATGACCGTATCGTTGACAATCCCCCGCCCAACCCTTTATTTATGAATAAGTACCGGCCCGACGCGCCCTGCGCACGCCTGGCCGGTCTTTTTTCTGCGGCTTTAGCCAATTGCTTACGCAACCTGAAGCTGCCTCTGACGCCCGCTTAGGGTTTTGCGCATTACGGCAATAAAGCAGCAGCACAGCGTCAGCGTTTTTCAGATGAGTTCGGGTATGGCAAGCGCAACCAATGCCGCCATAGCCTGAGTAAAGAAAGAGAACACGATTTTCAAACGGTTTGGGGTTACGCGAAGGCGGCGACGCAGCGAATCCCCAGGAGCATACAAAAGTATGTGACTGGGGTGAGCGAGGAAAGCCAACACACGCGTAGCCACAAACAGGACGAAAATCATTGTTTTCCAAAATAGTTCGGGGTGTGGCAAGGCGGTAAGCGAGCGAATCCCCGGGAGCATACAAAAGTATGTGACCGGGGTGAGCAAGCGCAACCAACGCCGCCACAGCCTGAAATATGAAGGAAAACCGGAAGAGGCGCGTCGGCCAGGTAACGTGTGCGAGGAACCCGTCCCACGACCACACGCGAGGGGGAACGACGCCGAGATGGCGCGCTGTCTGGTAAGGCGCGTCATCGGCTGCAGGGGCTGAATCCCCTGGGCTGTCACCCGAAACGACGGCAGTCGAACGTTTCGCAAGGTGGAGCGCTTCTGGGTGTATCGTAACGTAGGTTTTATCCTCCTGCGTCCGCCCCTTTACTGCGCTTTCCTTGTGCCCAGGCTGAACAGATTCCGCCATACATGATGAATGGCGCCCTGACACGAGGTTGTTATGAGAGATTCTTTAGTGGTCGCTAAATTTGGCGGCACCAGCGTGGCGGATTTCGACGCCATGAACCGCAGCGCCGATGTCGTTCTGGACGACGGTCACGTCCGTCTGGTGGTGCTTTCCGCCTCCGCCGGGATCACTAATCTGCTGGTGGCGCTGGCGGAAGGTCCCGAAGCGACCGAGCGCTTTGTGAAGCTCGACGCCATTCGCAAGATCCAGTACGACATTCTGGAGCGCCTGCAAAACCCGGCGGTTATCCGCGAAGAGATTGATCGCCTGCTGGAAAATATCGCCACGCTTTCGGAAGCCGCGTCGCTGGCGACCTCTACCGCGCTCACCGACGAACTGGTTAGCCACGGCGAGCTGATGTCCACCCTGCTGTTTGTCGAGATCCTGCGCGAGCGCGGCGTGGACGCGCTGTGGTTTGACGTGCGTAAAGTGATGCGCACCAGCGACCGCTTCGGCCGCGCCGAGCCGGATGTCGCGGCGCTCGCGGAGCTCTGTACGCAGCAGCTCGCGCCGCGCCTGACGGAAGGGTTGGTGATCACCCAGGGGTTTATCGGCAGCGAAGCCAAAGGACGCACCACCACGCTTGGCCGCGGCGGCAGCGACTATACCGCCGCCCTGCTCGCCGAGGCGCTGAAAGCGCGCCGCGTGGATATCTGGACGGACGTGCCGGGCATCTACACCACCGATCCGCGCGTGGTGCCCGCCGCGAAACGCATTGATGAAATCGCGTTTGAAGAAGCCGCCGAAATGGCGACGTTCGGCGCCAAAGTGCTGCACCCGGCGACGCTGCTGCCCGCCGTGCGCAGCGACATTCCGGTGTTTGTCGGCTCCAGCAAAGATCCGAAAGCGGGCGGCACGCTGGTATGCAACAAAACCACCAACCCGCCGCTGTTCCGCGCGCTGGCGCTGCGCCGCAAGCAGACGCTGCTGACGCTCCACAGCCTGAACATGCTGCACTCGCGCGGTTTCCTCGCGGAAGTGTTCAGCATCCTGGCGCGACATAATATTTCGGTCGATCTCATTACCACCTCGGAAGTGAGCGTGGCGCTGACGCTCGACACCACCGGCTCCACCTCAACCGGCGACACGCTGCTGACCCAGGCATTGCTGACCGAGCTCTCCTCGCTCTGCCGCGTGGAAGTGGAGGAAAACCTGGCGCTGGTGGCGCTGATTGGCAATAACCTTTCTAAAGCCTGCGGCGTCGGCAAAGAGGTGTTTGGCGTGCTGGAGCCGTTTAACATCCGCATGATTTGCTACGGCGCGTCGAGCTATAACCTCTGCTTCCTGGTGCCGGGCAACGACGCGGAACAGGTCGTCCAGAAGCTGCACCAGAATCTTTTTGAATAAGTAAAAAAATGGCCTGACATTGTCAGGCCATCACCGTTTCATAAAGCAGCTTATCTAACTGACTCGCCTGCGCCTTTTCGCTGTGCGGCAGCTCGGGCGGGGTTTCGCCGCGCGCCAGCTCTGCGGCGATAAACGCATGTATCCGCGGCATCGATGCGCCATACTCAGCCTCGCCCGCCCGCTGTTTTCTCGCCAGCAGCGTGTCGATTTCTTCCCGCAGCAGCGGATCGTTCACCGTGCCCTCCAGCAGCGTGCAGAATCGCATCGGCGGCGCGCCCTTACCCGCTTCCACCCAGCGCACCGCCAGCAGCGGGCGCAGCACGTAGAAATATTTCTTCAGCCGCACCGTCTCGCCCTGCAAATAACTGTGAAAGTTTTTGCGGGCCATCGAGTAGTAGTGCCAGCGCGCACGCTCAGCGGAGAACCAGAGCGGCACCTGGTCACGCAGCGCGCCGATGGCGGTCTCATCCTGCCGGTAGACTATCGGCGAGTCGAGCCACTCGATAAGCGTCGGGTTCGCCCGCTTGAGCAGCCCGAGCGCTTTGCGCCACTCCCAGCCGCAGACGTCGAGCGTGTCGTCGATGGGCAGTTCGATAACATCGCGCGGCGCATCGACCCGTAAATACCACTCAGGCGGATGCACATAGAGAAAGCGCACGTCGTAGTCGCTGTCCGGCGAGGCAAAGCCCCAGCCCCGGCTCCCCGATTCGCAGGCGTAAAGCACCTTCACGCCATACTTTGTTTCCACCTCGTTTAACACCTGCCGCACGCGCTCGCGCATGGCGGCGTCCACCCCGTTCAGTTCCATCATTTTTCCTTAAAAATTATCCTTTCACGCACACGACCTGACGCAGCGTATGCACAATCTCCACCAGCGACGACTGCGCGGCCATCACGGCGTCGATGTCTTTATACGCCATCGGGATCTCATCGAGCACGTCGCTGTCTTTACGGCACTCAACGTGCGCCGTGGCGCGAATTTGATCTTCCACCGTGAAGCGTTTTTTCGCCGCGGTACGGCTCATCGCGCGCCCTGCGCCGTGGCTGCATGAACAAAAGCTCTCTTCGTTTCCCAGCCCGCGCACGATAAAGCTTTTCGCGCCCATGGACCCCGGAATGATCCCCATCTGGCCTTTTTGCGCCGACACCGCCCCTTTGCGCGTCACCAGGATCTCTTCACCAAAGTGCGTCTCTTTCTGCACGTAGTTATGGTGGCAGTTCACGGCCTCCTGCTGCGTCATAAACGGCTTCGTGATAATCGCGGAAAGCGCCGCCAGCACGCGGTTCATCATCACTTCGCGGTTCTGGCGCGCGAAATCCTGGGCCCATTCGACCGCCTCAATGTAATCGGCGTAGTGTTTGCTGCCTTCTTCAAAATAGGCGAGATCGCGGTCCGGCAGATTCGCCATATGGCGCTGCATATCTTTCTGCGCAAGCCCGATGAAATGGGTGCCGATGGCGTTACCCACGCCGCGCGACCCGCTGTGCAGCATCACCCACACGCGCTCCTGCTCATCAAGGCAGATCTCGATAAAGTGGTTACCCGTACCGAGCGTTCCCAGATGCTGATGATTATTAGTCTTCAACAGGTTGGGATATTTATCCGTCAGGCGCTTAAAGCGCGACGCAAGCGGCGCCCAGTGGTGATCCACATCCTGCGGCGTGTTCGACCACGCGCCTTTATCACGCTGGCCGCGCCCTGTGGTGCGCCCGTGCGGAACGGCCTGTTCGATGGCGCTGCGCAGCCCGCTCAGGTTATCCGGCAGATCGCGCGCCACGAGCGACGTGCGCACCGCGATCATTCCGCAGCCGATATCCACCCCCACCGCCGCCGGGATAATCGCCCCTTTGGTCGGGATCACGCTGCCGATGGTCGATCCTTTACCCAGATGCACATCCGGCATCACCGCCAGATGTTTAAAAATAAACGGCATTTTCGCCGTTTTCAGCAGTTGCTCACGCGCTTCCGGCTCTACCGGCACGCCGTGGGTCCACATTTTTACCGGCGCGCCGTTAGCCTGCGCCAGCGTCTGATAGTGATTCTCTTGCATTGTCATACCCCTTTAATCTGTACCAGCCCCTGCAGCACCTGATCCAGGCCGCCGAATACGGAGATCTTATCGATACGCTCCGCCACTTTTTCCAGGGTTTCGAGCTCTTTCAGTCGCAGCGCGACCGGGTTGTTTTCCATCACTTTCGCGGTGTTCAGCAGCGAACGGGTCGCGGCGGTCTCTTCACGACGACGAATCACGTTCGCCTGCGCGGATTTCTCCGCTTCCACCAGCCGCGACAAAATCGTTTTCATGTCGCCCGGCAGCACGATGTCTTTCACGCCGGTCGACGCCACGTCGATACCAAACGGCGCCATACGTGCGATAACCTGCGCGCTCACCACATCGTCGATAACCTGTTTATTTTCCAGCAGCTCATCGAGCGTGCGGGTGCCGACCGCCTCGCGCAGCCCAAACTGCAATTCGCGGTATAAATGCTCCAGCGGTTTGGCAAGCTGGCTGTACGCCTGCAACACGTCCTGATAGCGCCAGTTGGCCCCCAGATTAATGCGCAGGTTCACTTTATCTTTAGTCAGGATCTCCTGACCGGACACTTCCATCGCCTGAAGGCGCGTATCCACCACTTCCGCCTCCACCAGATGGTTGATTTTCCAGTACGCGCTTAAGCCTGGCGGCAGCAGCGGCTGGGTGACGCCGTCGATTTTCAGCACGCCCGCATGCCAGGCGGGCACGTTAACGGTCAGGATCGCGTCGCGCCCTTTCACTACGGCATCGCGGCCGCGCGGTTGCAGCACGGCGGTCATTATCTCCGTCGGTACCTGCACGTCGCGGGTATCCATATGCACGGCGCGCAGGCTGTCGCCGTCGCGCCAAAAGAGACGCCGCGCGCCCGGCGGGATAATTTCCACCAGCACGTTGTTGCGCCACAGCGCCGCGGTTTCGTTATCGGCGGTATCGACCGCCAGGCAATATTTCTCTACCCATTCTGGCTGAAAACGGCGCAGATAGTCGGCCAGTTCCGGCGCGACGTCGCCGCTGTTCATCTCCACCAGCGTCACGTCCGGTTTGTTAAACCAAGGCAGGCGATGCTCGCCTGCTTCCAGCACCTGATAAAAGTCGCCCTGTTTTGCCAGTAAACCCAGCTGGCCCTTACGAATCGTCACTTTGTTATTCATTTTTTTCCCTTACTGTTGTGGCTGACGCGAATAACGGCGCGAAGCGGGAGGGGGAAGCCACCTCTGTTCCGGTCTTTTCTGCCTGCCGCCCGGCGCCGTTACCGGCGTCAGTGCGTGGCGGTCGCTAACGACTCAACCGCCGGGGTACTGCTTCAAAGGTTTCTCTGGAAGGAGAAAGAAAATTCAGGAGTCGAACCTGATAAACCGACAGTTTTCCGCGTCATTGCACTGGCGGAACGCCCCCTGGATAACGTGTTACCGTTCCCGGTGCGCCGGCGGGGTCATTAGCCCCTGCATACCCAGCGTGCTGACAACGTAGTAATTGCCAGAAGCGTGCCAGTTTCAGTTAAGGTGAAAATAAATTTTTAAGTTATTGATTATTAATAGTTAAATTTTTGATGCGATGCGCGACGGCTATAACAGAAAGGGATATGATTTATCTTTCAATATCGTTATTTATCTTTAAGGATAAAACATGCAAAAGCGTCGCGTGGTGATTGGCATGCTGGGCACCGTACTGGACCGGCGCGGTAAGCGCGCCAACCGCTGGAATAAATGGCGCCCCTCCATCGCGCTGTGTCAGCAGCCCGGTTTGCCTGTCGACCGCTTTGAATTGCTGCATCAGGCGCGCGACGCGTCGCTCGCAGAGCGGGTCATGGAAGATATCGCCGCCGTCTCGCCGCATACCGAAGTGCGCCCGCACACCGTGGTGATGGACGATCCGTGGGATTTCGAGGAGGTGTACGCGGCGCTGCTGGATTTCGCCACGCGCTATCCCTTTGATACCGACAATGAAGAGTATCTGGTGCATATCACCACCGGCACGCACGTAGCGCAGATCTGCTGGTTCCTGCTGACCGAAGCGCGGTATCTCCCGGCGGCGCTGTTACAGACCAGCCCCGATCGCCGGGGCGATGAGGAAGATCAGAAAGCCACCGGCACGGCGTCGGTCATCGATCTCGATTTAAGCCGCTATGCGACGCTGACCAGCCGCTTCCAGCGCGAGCAGCAGCAGTCGGTGTCGTTTCTCAAATCCGGCATCGACACCCGTAACGCCACGTTTAACCGCCTGATCGACCAGATCGAGCGCGTGGCGCTGCGATCCACCGCGCCGATTCTGCTGACGGGGCCGACCGGCGCCGGGAAATCATTTCTCGCAAAGCGCATTTTCCAGCTGCGCCAGGCGCGGCATCTGGTGCAGGGAAAGCTGGTCTCCGTGAACTGCGCGACGCTTCGCGGCGATAACGCGATGTCGACGCTTTTTGGTCATGTGAAGGGCGCGTTTACCGGCGCGCAGCAGGCGCGGCATGGGCTTTTGCGCGAGGCCGACGGCGGCGTGCTGTTTCTGGATGAAATCGCCGAGCTGGGGCTCGATGAGCAGGCGATGTTGCTGAAAGCTATTGAGGAAAAGACCTTTTTCCCGTTCGGCTCGGATAAAGAAGTGCGGAGCGATTTCCAGCTTATCGCCGGTACGCACCGCGACATGGCGCGATGGGTCGCCGAAGGTCGCTTTCGTGAAGATCTCTACGCGCGCATTAATATGTGGGCCTTCGCGCTGCCGGGCCTCGCCGAGCGCCGCGAGGATATCGCGCCGAACGTGGAGTATGAGCTACAGCGCTTCTCGGCGCAGCAGCAGACGCAGATCCGCTTTGATAAAACCGCGCGCGAGCGCTATCTCGCTTTTGCCTGTTCGCCACAGGCGCGCTGGCCGGGCAACTTTCGCGAACTGGGCAGCTCGGTGGCGCGCATGGCGACGCTTGCCGAACAGGGACGTATTACCGACGCCTTAGTCGAGGAAGAGATCGCCCGCCTTACCGCGAGCTGGCAGCCGCTCGCAGACCCTGCCGTCGCGCTGCCCGTCGACACCGCGACGCTCGATCTCTTCGACCGCGACCAGCTGACGGCGGTTGTTGCCGTGTGCCGGCGCAGCGCCTCGCTCTCCGAAGCCGGACGCACGCTGTTTGCCGTTTCACGCCAGAAGAAAGCCAACCCGAACGATGCCGACCGGCTGCGTAAATATCTGGCGCGCTTTGGGCTGAGCTGGGAGCAGGTTAAAGCCCCTGAATGAGGGCTTTTCATCATAATTTGTTTGAATAACTTTCCTTCGCACGATAAACAATATCAATGGCCGGGCTCGATCCCGGCCTTTTTTATAATTACACAACACAACATTCTCCCCGGCGATGCCGCGTTACGACGACGGTTCGCCACGGGGCGCAAGGAAAACACGATGCTCGCGACACTCACCCGGCTGTTCCCGCTCTGGGCGCTGCTGCTCTCGGTTATTGCTTATTACACGCCCTCCACGTTTACGCCCATCGGCCCGTGGGTCAGCACGTTATTGATGCTGATTATGTTTGGCATGGGCGTGCACCTGAAACTCGACGATTTTAAACGCGTGCTGTCGCGCCCCGCGCCGGTGGCCGCCGGGATTTTCCTGCATTACCTGGTGATGCCGCTAGCCGCCTGGCTGCTGGCGATGCTGTTCCATATGCCTCCGGATCTCTCCGCCGGTATGGTGCTGGTGGGAAGCGTGGCGAGCGGCACGGCGTCTAATGTCATGATCTATCTGGCGAAAGGCGATGTGGCGCTGTCGGTGACCATCTCGTCGGTTTCAACGCTGGTGGGCGTAGTGGCCACGCCGCTGCTGACGCGCCTTTATGTTGACGCGCATATCCAGGTGGATGTAATGGGAATGCTGCTGAGCATTCTGCAAATCGTGGTGATCCCGATTGCGCTCGGGCTTATTGTGCATCACCTGTTCCCGCGCGTGGTGAAAGCGGTAGAGCCTTACCTGCCCGCGTTTTCCATGGTGTGTATTCTGGCGATTATCAGCGCCGTGGTAGCGGGCTCCGCCTCGCATATCGCGTCGGTCGGGCTGATGGTGATTGTGGCGGTTATTCTGCATAACAGTATCGGCCTGCTCGGCGGTTACTGGGGCGGGCGCCTCTTCGGCTTTGACGAATCCACCTGCCGGACGCTGGCGATTGAAGTGGGGATGCAAAACTCCGGGCTCGCCGCCGCGCTTGGAAAACTCTATTTCTCGCCGCTCGCGGCCCTGCCTGGCGCGCTGTTCTCGGTGTGGCATAACCTTTCCGGCTCGCTGCTCGCGGGCTACTGGTCCGGTAAACCGGGGGACGGAAACGCAAAAAAAGCGCGCTGATCAAATAAGCCCGGCGAAACCGGGCTTATTTACTGAGTTAGCGGCGGCGTTGCGTTACACTGGCGGCTCACCCCCTGAGGAGTCGCCACTATGTCCCTGCCCCGACTGACCCAGAAAGAGATGACGGAAAGCGAACAGCGCGAATTAAAAACCCTGCTCGACCGCGCCCGCATCGCCCATGGCCGCCCGCTCACGAATTCCGAAGCCAACCACGTCAAAAAAGAGTATATCGACAAGCTGATGGCGCAGCGCGAACAGGCGGCGAAGCAGACGCGCAAACAGAAAAAAGCGCAGGCGTATAAACCGGACAGCGACGCGACCTTTTCGTGGTCGGCCAGCACGCCCGTGCGGGGACGGCGTTAACGCGCAGCGATCGCCTATGCCCGCCCCTTTTCAGGCGGGCTGATAGATCAGGCGCATTTTTCCGCGCGCCTGTTGTGCCTCGCCCACGACGATGCTGATATCTCGCCCGAGGAGCATCAGGCAGGCCATCATTTTCGTTTCGCTGATCCCGCGAAACTGGCCGCGAAGTAACAAAGAGAGTTTTGGCTGGGTCATGCCCAGAAGACGTGCCGCCTCCTGCTGGGTTAAGCCGCGCGCTTTAAGAAGGTCGGTAATGGCCATCGCGAGCTGCGCTTTTAGCTGCATCTCTTCGGCATCGATAAGCCCGAGATCGTCATACACATTTCCGTTACTGCGTTCAATGTCTGCTGTCATTTCAGCCCTCCGGCGTGGCATTGCGCGGCTTTCAGTCGCTGTTCAATTTTGTCCATTTCCGGTCGGGGCGTGGCAATACAGGAAGAGGATTTCTTCTGGAAAACGTGCAGGACATAAATCGCCTCTCTCAGGCGCACGGTATAGACCGCCCTAAAGGTATTTCCCTGGTTATCCTCCACCACCTCAAGCACACCCGCGCCGCCGAATCCTTTGAGGGGTTTAGCCTGCGGATGGCGTCTGCCCTGCTGCGCCAGGTAAAGCGCATAACCAAAAAGATCCTGAACATCCTCCGGCAGCGCCTGAAGATCTTTTCTGGCCTGCCCGACCCAAAACAACGGTTTTATCATGTAGCGTTCCCTCTGATTATACCTTTATGGGTATAAAAAACAGCGTCCGGCTTTCACGATAAAATAAAAAACCCCGCCGTCAGCGAGGTTTTTTGTCATCTTTCGGCATATCTTCCAGATTCATTACAGACGCCTTTGTTACCTTTTTTATG
This DNA window, taken from Cronobacter universalis NCTC 9529, encodes the following:
- the rtcR gene encoding RNA repair transcriptional activator RtcR, with protein sequence MQKRRVVIGMLGTVLDRRGKRANRWNKWRPSIALCQQPGLPVDRFELLHQARDASLAERVMEDIAAVSPHTEVRPHTVVMDDPWDFEEVYAALLDFATRYPFDTDNEEYLVHITTGTHVAQICWFLLTEARYLPAALLQTSPDRRGDEEDQKATGTASVIDLDLSRYATLTSRFQREQQQSVSFLKSGIDTRNATFNRLIDQIERVALRSTAPILLTGPTGAGKSFLAKRIFQLRQARHLVQGKLVSVNCATLRGDNAMSTLFGHVKGAFTGAQQARHGLLREADGGVLFLDEIAELGLDEQAMLLKAIEEKTFFPFGSDKEVRSDFQLIAGTHRDMARWVAEGRFREDLYARINMWAFALPGLAERREDIAPNVEYELQRFSAQQQTQIRFDKTARERYLAFACSPQARWPGNFRELGSSVARMATLAEQGRITDALVEEEIARLTASWQPLADPAVALPVDTATLDLFDRDQLTAVVAVCRRSASLSEAGRTLFAVSRQKKANPNDADRLRKYLARFGLSWEQVKAPE
- a CDS encoding type II toxin-antitoxin system RelE/ParE family toxin, with the translated sequence MIKPLFWVGQARKDLQALPEDVQDLFGYALYLAQQGRRHPQAKPLKGFGGAGVLEVVEDNQGNTFRAVYTVRLREAIYVLHVFQKKSSSCIATPRPEMDKIEQRLKAAQCHAGGLK
- the panS gene encoding ketopantoate/pantoate/pantothenate transporter PanS, with the protein product MLATLTRLFPLWALLLSVIAYYTPSTFTPIGPWVSTLLMLIMFGMGVHLKLDDFKRVLSRPAPVAAGIFLHYLVMPLAAWLLAMLFHMPPDLSAGMVLVGSVASGTASNVMIYLAKGDVALSVTISSVSTLVGVVATPLLTRLYVDAHIQVDVMGMLLSILQIVVIPIALGLIVHHLFPRVVKAVEPYLPAFSMVCILAIISAVVAGSASHIASVGLMVIVAVILHNSIGLLGGYWGGRLFGFDESTCRTLAIEVGMQNSGLAAALGKLYFSPLAALPGALFSVWHNLSGSLLAGYWSGKPGDGNAKKAR
- a CDS encoding slipin family protein; this translates as MNNKVTIRKGQLGLLAKQGDFYQVLEAGEHRLPWFNKPDVTLVEMNSGDVAPELADYLRRFQPEWVEKYCLAVDTADNETAALWRNNVLVEIIPPGARRLFWRDGDSLRAVHMDTRDVQVPTEIMTAVLQPRGRDAVVKGRDAILTVNVPAWHAGVLKIDGVTQPLLPPGLSAYWKINHLVEAEVVDTRLQAMEVSGQEILTKDKVNLRINLGANWRYQDVLQAYSQLAKPLEHLYRELQFGLREAVGTRTLDELLENKQVIDDVVSAQVIARMAPFGIDVASTGVKDIVLPGDMKTILSRLVEAEKSAQANVIRRREETAATRSLLNTAKVMENNPVALRLKELETLEKVAERIDKISVFGGLDQVLQGLVQIKGV
- a CDS encoding DUF3811 domain-containing protein is translated as MSLPRLTQKEMTESEQRELKTLLDRARIAHGRPLTNSEANHVKKEYIDKLMAQREQAAKQTRKQKKAQAYKPDSDATFSWSASTPVRGRR
- a CDS encoding helix-turn-helix domain-containing protein — its product is MTADIERSNGNVYDDLGLIDAEEMQLKAQLAMAITDLLKARGLTQQEAARLLGMTQPKLSLLLRGQFRGISETKMMACLMLLGRDISIVVGEAQQARGKMRLIYQPA